In the Deinococcus reticulitermitis genome, one interval contains:
- a CDS encoding FmdB family zinc ribbon protein, producing MPTYLYKDLNTGEIYELVQSMRDEPYTVHPDTGVAVKRVLARPGIAFKGSGFYVTDSRPKPAEGKSESKPAASAGASPSGSRSE from the coding sequence ATGCCCACTTACCTCTACAAAGACCTGAACACCGGCGAGATCTACGAACTCGTGCAGAGCATGCGCGACGAGCCCTACACTGTCCACCCCGACACGGGCGTGGCCGTCAAGCGCGTCCTGGCACGGCCTGGCATCGCGTTCAAAGGCAGCGGTTTCTATGTGACCGACTCGCGGCCCAAGCCCGCTGAGGGCAAAAGCGAGAGCAAGCCCGCAGCCAGTGCGGGGGCCAGCCCTTCAGGCAGCAGGAGCGAGTGA